From the Lathyrus oleraceus cultivar Zhongwan6 chromosome 4, CAAS_Psat_ZW6_1.0, whole genome shotgun sequence genome, one window contains:
- the LOC127137164 gene encoding uncharacterized protein LOC127137164, with protein MKRRTYIPLGRLISDVLIENGLVDHVISHNLMEDVTVDTGMPLNLRNLKSMRIIEKVIVKPSLDTSWEDLKDQSKIPNDLYLFSKIDRPELIDHYLQDLANQGVYISDFLVDWLPEHPPNFKKRQREPSEKTKKAKKTKLGEAFVSRPPVHLVSSPSKSPPPVSSTFHLRKFSSSLPQPSPIYTHSEPTTSTVTPSETPTSNPPSPPLQKLNLTTTTLPISEAQLFNELISPRSSTPSSPPYYNISSNSDESDFQSPTLAQVQARALYTQNPYVPKTITPSLYKHPQTPPFEPHIETPSENPITQQTEPPTETIPTPPTPIPTTSEPESTFLTLEEAIVLFDESIMEKIRSLSKNSRINDDPSAVRIHWNRVIRWMTSKAFKLKGLSEQVRNDFIREAGERLQARLDREAEEQARREGEEKARLEEEENAREAFEKATAEDAADVEAEAKAKADAEKVTRIAAEEAAKARDSALTQGESSDSDFAPLVLKTLEELQKEQQIMRARLDQ; from the coding sequence ATGAAGCGTAGAACCTACATTCCCCTGGGGAGGTTGATCTCCGACGTTCTGATAGAAAATGGGTTGGTGGATCATGTGATATCCCACAATCTGATGGAGGATGTGACTGTGGACACTGGGATGCCTCTGAACTTaaggaatctgaagagcatgaGAATCATAGAGAAAGTTATAGTCAAGCCTTCTCTGGATACCTCTTGGGAAGATCTAAAGGATCAGAGTAAGATACCCAATGATCTTTATCTGTTCTCTAAGATAGACCGCCCAGAGCTTATCGACCACTATCTACAAGATCTGGCTAATCAAGGGGTATACATCTCAGACTTTTTGGTGGATTGGCTTCCTGAACATCCACCCAACTTTAAGAAGAGGCAAAGAGAACCCTCTGAGAAGACGAAGAAAGCTAAGAAAACAAAGTTGGGAGAAGCTTTTGTGTCCAGACCACCTGTGCATCTGGTCTCCTCTCCAAGTAAGTCTCCACCACCTGTATCTTCTACTTTTCATTTAAGGAAATTCTCCTCTTCCTTACCTCAACCTTCCCCTATTTACACACACTCTGAACCCACAACCTCCACCGTAACTCCTTCTGAAACTCCCACCTCTAACCCACCATCACCTCCTCTTCAAAAATTAAATCTAACCACCACAACCCTACCAATATCTGAAGCCCAATTATTCAATGAACTCATATCACCACGCTCTTCCACTCCCTCATCTCCACCCTACTACAATATCTCTTCTAACTCTGACGAATCTGACTTTCAATCCCCTACTCTTGCGCAAGTCCAGGCTCGCGCCCTCTATACTCAAAACCCATATGTGCCTAAAACCATCACCCCTTCCCTATATAAACACCCACAAACACCACCCTTTGAACCTCACATAGAAACTCCCTCTGAAAATCCTATTACCCAACAAACAGAACCTCCCACTGAAACCATCCCCACACCACCAACACCTATACCTACCACCTCTGAACCTGAATCCACATTTCTTACTCTAGAAGAGGCAATCGTCTTATTTGATGAGTCTATAATGGAAAAGATCAGATCACTGTCTAAAAACTCTAGAATCAATGATGATCCTTCTGCAGTGAGGATTCACTGGAATAGAGTAATAAGATGGATGACATCTAAGGCTTTCAAGCTaaaaggcctctctgaacaagtccgaaacgacttcatcagagaaGCTGGAGAGAGGTTACAGGCCCGTTTGGACAGAGAGGCAGAGGAACAAGCTCGTAGAGAAGGTGAGGAAAAGGCTCGCTTGGAAGAAGAAGAGAATGCAAGAGAAGCTTTCGAAAAGGCCACCGCTGAGGATGCTGCTGATGttgaagctgaagccaaagccaAGGCTGACGCTGAAAAAGTAACACGCATTGCTGCAGAAGAAGCTGCCAAGGCTAGAGACAGTGCTttgactcagggggagtcatcTGACTCTGACTTCGCTCCACTTGTGTTGAAGACTCTGGAAGAACTGCAAAAAGAGCAACAAATTATGAGAGCAAGACTGGATCAATAG